Part of the Natrialbaceae archaeon AArc-T1-2 genome, GTTCCAGCACTCGGCGCGATCGCCGGCACCATCGCGGGCCTGCTGGTGCTCATGTACATGGTCTTACAGGGGCGAGCCCACGCCGGGCTTCCCTTGCTCAACGGCGGTGCGATCGGCGGCTACCTTCTCGCCGCACTCGCAAGCGGCGTCTCGATTTCGGCGGCGCTCGGATTCTGATCAGCCGTCGTGCTCGAGTCCCTCGATCAGCGTCGTCACGCGATCGTCTTCCTCGGGCACGTAGTCGGGGTAGATGCCGACGAGGACGAGGTGGTCGTCGCCGTGTTTTGCCGTCGCGATATCGATCAGGACGTCCATCGCGGTCGGATCGATCTCCTCGGGGAGCGTGTCGTCGACGAGCGGACGGATCCCGAGCGAGGCCGTCTCCGTGTCGACGAGTTCCGCCTGCCCCTCGTAGGTCGTGACAGACACCGTCGTTCCGAGGGTCTCGACCTCGCGGTCGTCGACGCGATCGCCGATGGAAAGCGCCGCATACTGCCCCTGAATCATCTCGGCGATCTCGTCGTTTTCCATCTCCTCGAGTGGATTGAAGTCCTGGCCGGCCACGCCGACCTCGGGCGAGGCGATCGTCGCGAAGACCCCCGCCTCGAGCGGGTCCAGTCCGGGCAGTTCGATCGTTCGGTAGTACTCGCTCGCGTAGTTCGTCACCTCGACCGTCTCGCCGGCGAACTCCCGTTCCTCGACGAGTTCCTCGGTCCCGCCGTCGTCGTAGCCCGCCTCCTCGAGGGCGTCGGCCGAGACGGTGGCGGGACTTGCGGCAAAGGTCGTCATCTCATCGAGCAGGCCGCCGAGACAGCCGGCGGCGGAGACGGTGCTACCGGTCGCGATCGCACCGAGGAATCGTCGTCGGTTCATGGTCGATTCGAACGGTCAGACCGTCATAAGTCTCGTGTGTCGACCTCGAGAGCGGAGACGCACGACGCGACTACGGCAGCCGGTAGGTCGGCCCCTCGTCGGTGTCCTGGACTTCG contains:
- a CDS encoding DUF6517 family protein, which produces MNRRRFLGAIATGSTVSAAGCLGGLLDEMTTFAASPATVSADALEEAGYDDGGTEELVEEREFAGETVEVTNYASEYYRTIELPGLDPLEAGVFATIASPEVGVAGQDFNPLEEMENDEIAEMIQGQYAALSIGDRVDDREVETLGTTVSVTTYEGQAELVDTETASLGIRPLVDDTLPEEIDPTAMDVLIDIATAKHGDDHLVLVGIYPDYVPEEDDRVTTLIEGLEHDG